From the Lolium rigidum isolate FL_2022 chromosome 2, APGP_CSIRO_Lrig_0.1, whole genome shotgun sequence genome, one window contains:
- the LOC124690324 gene encoding 3-oxoacyl-[acyl-carrier-protein] reductase 4-like, protein MSFLVSRYCAQIQLHILLIQPIPFLHDRQLREAELANTSSMASTVPCSAGLVSQAPAPRHQSCRFQQPHRDGQIRAMTGVSMDGWAQHEAPVAVVTGASRGIGRAIAVALGKAGCKVVVNYTKSGMEAEEVCREIEEYGGTAISFSADVSMEADVESMMRAVIDTWGTLDVLVNNAGITRDALLMRMKRAQWQEVVDVNLTGVYLCAQAAAAVMTKRKKGRIINIASVAGIIGNIGQANYCAAKAGVIGLTKAMAREYGSRNINVNAVAPGWVASDMTAKLGDDIERKALETIPLGRFGKPEEIAGLVEFMAVHPAASYMTGQVLPVDGGLSI, encoded by the exons ATGAGTTTTTTGGTATCACGGTACTGTGCTCAGATTCAGTTGCATATTTTGTTGATTCAACCG ATACCATTTCTACATGATCGGCAGCTAAGGGAGGCGGAGCTAGCCAACACCTCTTCCATGGCGTCCACCGTGCCATGCTCCGCCGGCCTCGTGTCTCAGGCACCAGCACCACGACACCAAAGCTGCAGATTCCAGCAGCCTCATCG AGATGGCCAGATTAGAGCTATGACTGGAGTGAGCATGGATGGCTGGGCACAGCATGAAGCCCCGGTTGCAGTGGTCACCGGAGCATCGAGAGGGATCGGGAGAGCCATAGCTGTGGCTCTTGGCAAGGCAGGGTGCAAG GTAGTTGTGAACTATACCAAGTCTGGTATGGAAGCTGAAGAAGTGTGCAGAGAG ATTGAGGAGTACGGTGGGACAGCCATCTCTTTCTCCGCCGACGTGTCCATGGAAGCCGATGTCGAATCTATGATGAGAGCGGTGA TCGATACTTGGGGCACTCTGGACGTGCTGGTGAACAATGCAG GAATCACACGAGATGCGTTGCTGATGCGGATGAAGCGGGCGCAATGGCAGGAAGTGGTCGACGTGAACCTCACCGGCGTGTACCTCTGTGCCCAG GCCGCGGCGGCAGTCATGACGAAGAGGAAAAAG GGAAGGATCATCAACATCGCGTCGGTTGCCGGGATCATCGGCAACATTGGGCAGGCCAACTACTGCGCTGCCAAGGCCGGGGTGATCGGATTGACAAAGGCCATGGCCAGGGAATACGGTAGCAGAAACATAAAT GTGAATGCGGTTGCGCCGGGCTGGGTCGCGTCCGACATGACAGCAAAACTAGGCGACGACATCGAAAGAAAGGCACTCGAGACAATACCATTAG GACGGTTCGGCAAGCCAGAAGAGATCGCTGGTCTGGTAGAGTTCATGGCCGTTCATCCGGCTGCAAGCTACATGACCGGGCAG GTGCTCCCGGTTGATGGTGGACTGTCCATTTAA
- the LOC124692644 gene encoding mediator of RNA polymerase II transcription subunit 9-like, with protein MDHHLPPQLLQQQQQYGDPYQALVLSPQPDHLHALQYQQPPPPPQQQQQQQQQATPPPQQQHSSLASHFHLLHSVTRLGDAIGTGTRDQAFDALVEELTSQFARCQQLLNVISGTLSSRSITVEGQGQSLEETQQLLDQRKDLITKYRISVEDLIKGDTTR; from the exons ATGGACCATCACCTTCCGCCGCAGcttctgcagcagcagcagcagtacgGTGACCCTTACCAGGCGCTGGTGCTGTCACCGCAGCCCGACCATCTACACGCCCTTCAAtaccagcagccgccgccgccgccgcagcagcagcaacagcagcagcagcaagcaacgccgccgccgcagcagcagcactCCTCGCTTGCGTCCCACTTCCACCTCCTCCAC TCAGTGACAAGATTAGGTGATGCAATTGGAACAGGCACACGGGATCAAGCTTTTGATGCGTTG GTTGAAGAATTGACCAGTCAATTTGCCAGGTGCCAACAGTTGTTAAACGTCATATCAGGAACACTAAGCTCAAGATCTATT ACGGTTGAAGGACAAGGTCAAAGTTTGGAAGAAACACAACAATTGCTTGATCAAAGGAA GGATTTGATCACAAAATACAGAATCTCAGTGGAAGACCTCATAAAGGGGGATACAACAAGATAG